In Amia ocellicauda isolate fAmiCal2 chromosome 3, fAmiCal2.hap1, whole genome shotgun sequence, the DNA window gaagagaaacttcctgtgcccctgtgcaatggggatgtgaaagtaagcatcttccACTTCCACTGTGGTGAACCGATCactgggcttgatggcctgggacatggtgcgcaggttgagcatcttgaagtgcaacatctcgaggtcgaagatcaggcgcctcagatccaagatggggcggaaactgccatctttcttggacactaggaagtatggggaatagaatccctcgtgctgccccgaGGGGGCACTTCGTGGATTGCGGGGCCTGTATCACTGCATGTGCTGTCTGCGTGTCCAGCAAAgagcagatttggtccatcctgctgttcaAAGCAGATGattcagaagagggggagggagcccgtggGCATCGCTCCACCACTCTTCCCTGGAGGTCATATGCTTGCGCAGCCGCAAGCTGTAGTGCGGACACAAGCCGGTGGAGGAGCACCTCATGACGGTAAGATCTCTTAAAACACAAAGGCTTAGGCCGGGccttggattttactgccactgcaAGTGCTCCAGCTGTGGGGAAAACAGCCCTGTGGACAATAAAACAACACAGctagcagtcggaatatataaggcactatataaacatgactatcATTCTCAGATCCAAAATGGGGCAGAAAACGTTCTTAGGCACCAGGAAGTAGTGAGAATAGAATCCCTGGTGCTGCCTGGACGGggcacacactgcaacgggtccttCACTCCCGTCCACACCACACCCCTGGAAGGAGTAGCCAACGTTCTGGTGggtcagaggctgctggaagTTCTCAGGACAGCCACATTTGTGGTGGATCGCCTTTCTTCTGTCTGGCGTGGGCCTTGGGGTTCAGTCTTGGGAAACTGCGGTGGGCCTGAGTAGGCGCCTGGTGCTTGGTGGTCTGGTGGCGGAGGTCAGCAAaaggtgaagccagggagataGCCGCATACATGAGTCATGCCCTGTCAACATGTTGTACACATCTCGCCTGCGACAGCTGATGGCAAGCTGCCACCATGGCAGCAAGAGAGCAACCGTTGTCCCGCGCTATGTGGAGCAATAAAGTGACCAACAAGTCTGCTGCTGCCGCTATCTCCCAGATGGGCGGCGGGACATCTGTCGTTGCAATGCTTACTGCTGGGGCTTTCAGTGTTCCTGAGACAGACTTCCGAAGCAAGTTTTTAGTGACCCTACACTGCATTTAACAGTTTTGCAGAAGGGCTGCAGATTTCAGCCGCTGCTCTGACCCTTTCTGAGTAAGTAAACcctttggggaaaaaacaactacAGCACTTCTAGGCAAggatatcataataataaaactaatataatatatataaatataatctgaAGCTTAGCGGGTGAGGTATAGATGTAGTGCTGGGATGCGGACAGCACAGACATGGTATATcattataaaattataatatgtatatacaaatataaatgtaccGACTCCGTTGGGTGGATATATACATGGATCTGTAAAGCCCAGCTGAGAAGCTCAAATACTgcttttattaacaataataataaaaaggcaaGGGACACTTCAATTTACCACTCCTACTATGCCTTTTGTTGCCTAGCTTTCAATTGTTAATTCTACAACTACTGTCCCTTCAGTCTCTATTGCTTTTACTGCTTTGGTTCTTCCTTCCTCTTTCTTAATTAACTATTTTCaatcattttacttttatttctgtTCCTTTACCTACTCCATGTCCTTCTCACAGTGTGTCACTTCTACATGTATATGTGGCAGCAGGATAGGGCCTTTTATGGGATACCTCTGTGAAACTCTGCATTACTGTCAACAGTGGGCAGAATTACCTGTTTCCACACGAGACAGGACAAACAAGTGAGttctgtatgtgagtgtgtcttGATGGAGTCAGAATTGCAGTGTAACATCACCTCTTTGTGAAGTGGCCCAGCATCAACAACACAGCCGAGGTCCCCTTTACAAACTTTCAATCTCTGCTGTTGAATCCACCTCTACCCTTCTACCTGCTGCTTAATGAGGGAACTAGTCAAACTTGAAAATCAAATGGGTTcataaacacaataaaagtaaaataataaaatctcaAAGCTATTTTATCAGTATGTTGgatgaaacttctaggaaatgTCTCATATTCCAAAAGAATTTGCTTCATACAACAATGAAAAAGGTACAAAGAATGcacttattatacatttattttccatttcatgtgTAATGATAACATCAAATTAtaaaacagcagaaaaaaaacgaaaacaaaacacatcaaCACACAGCATTGTTCCCCTGAGCTCTCTAGTCTGGAACGGTAAACCAACAGGGAGCGGATTAACTGTCACACACCTGGCACAGCCTCATTATAGTGCTGTAAGAAATAAACTGGCATTCTGACACCGTGGGCTTGTCTTCAGTACATGAAAGACAACATGTTGCTTAGGAATTAGTTCAACACAATAAGGATCATTGTTTATCCTCACTTTCTCTTCCAGTGTATTTTACCAGATTACCATAATTTTCACTTCAGTCATTTGATTTAAAACCGCATTTTACAGACATCTTAAAACCCCACGTTATTGCGCTTATTCTCTCAAGTTATTCTTCTGTTCCATGTGAATTTAGCTTGTTCCATTTCTTGTAAAGCTTTCTTATTGTTGACATGATTTcctctgtttttaatgtataaatgaTTGGGTTCAGCATTGGTGGAATGACAGTAGCCAATGATGTATTCATTATCTTGACATCTGGATGAATGGTGGTGCTCACTCCAACAATGTAAGTGATATATATTGGAAGGAAAAAGATTGCCACCAACATTAGGTGGGAGGTGCAGGTTTTCATGGCTTTTAAGTGTCCCTccggtgttgttttttttaacagtgcaaatattatacatacataagaTAATGCAATCAGTGGGACTGGCGCCACAAAAAACATTGTTGTTCCCAATGTTTCCATTATGAAATTTGCATAACTGTCATTACAGGCCAGATGAAACACAGCTCCATAATCACAAAAATAGCTGTTTATCACTATAGATCTACAAAAGGATAATCTGGTAAATAAAAGTGTGGCTGTAATTAACGTTATTGCTGCAATAGCCCACATTACTGCTAAAATCACAACCATCGAGGTTTTGGTGATAATTGCGTGATATCTCAGTGGAAAGCATATAGCAACAAACCTGTCATAGGCTAGTGCAACAAGAGTGAGTGACTCCAAGGAGGCGTAGTACAAAAGTACAAAACCCATATTGGCCAAGCAAGCTTCATATCTGATGAAATGAGAATCAAAGAGGAAAGTGTCAATCATCTTTGGTATAATTGCTGTGCTGCCACAAACATCAACTATAGCTAAATTACAAACGGCAACATACTTAGGGGTGTGAAGGCTATGCTCCATGTATATAATGAACAGGATGAAGGAATTACCTAATATTGTTACCACATAAACAAAGCACAAGAAAATATAGGAATACTTTGCATTTGGTAGGTTAGATAAGCCACTGATATAAAAGAACTGAGGCTGAACAAATGTATCGTTCAGATCAATTGTTGAATTCAGGGAGTTCATGTCCAGGTTTCAGTCTTCAAGCTCTCATCTGTAATTACAAAAGTCATTACATTAATTTTAGTTTAATATTAACATGAGAATATGATATGGGCACATGGAATGCCCAAGtatttatttgcaaaaacatttcagcCATGACAGATTTTGAGTAGGAAGCTTATCAGATTATAATTCAACTGTTAATGTACTTAGTATAATGATTTTCtgattaattgcttaatttaatccttaattgacctaataaagcaatataccattcaattatgtaattaagacCAAGGTTgggacaaaaaccagcagggcagggggtactccaggactggatTGAGAACCTCTGGCATACAGTATATCAGAAAGCAGAGCCTTTATTTTCTGTACTGTGTATTTCTCGAAAATCATTTTAACACTCAAtcagtaataatagtaattagtaatatgcttaattACAATATTTTAGGCTACCAACATATACAGATACCAAATTACagtaagagaaagaaaataataatattcaccacatataattataaatataagcTTAAAGGCATCAGGACTTGAAATGTCTGTTTGTCCAATTCTACAATAAAAACACTTGATTTGGTATTTTGTCCTACTCAGTGGAGTTAATCATATTTATATGCTGTGAcagatacagtattaaaaatgaTGTCACTCTTTGCACCCCAGGGTGGTGAAGGGAGGCACCTTGTAGATCTGTATGTGTATTGGTCTCGTGTGTATTTGATTGTTTCTTAGAAGATCCCCTGACAGTtgccaataaaataaataggagCATACTAATTTCAAAAATATTATCgtattagcaagaaaatacAACCTCAGTCCTCATGAGAGTAAAATTGACACTGTGTGATTTGGTTTGTTGCAGTAAATGTGTAAGTCAAGAGTAAGCAGAAAATATGGTAATAGTTACGTCAATGCTACGAGTCAAAATGGGGTAAAACTAATCTAAAAGTCCTAAACTAAtctaaaacgataggttgcgaaggcaaccccggttatctgaaaaaggaagcactgcccaagggggaggggtttctacgcacttccgtaggaacccgatcaaaaaGGTCACTTTATCAAAGCTACCACTAGCCCCTGCAcacgtcactcaaaacaggtcccttcctctTTGTATAAGTTAACGTTtacgcaggttcgtcctctttttcTGTGAGCTAGTtctcccgcgcgaccttgcaacccttgcgcagtgcttcctttttcagataaccggggttgcattcgcaaccaatcgttatctttcaagtcggaagcactgcccaaaggggaggggttactgtataacaaaaccattgcaagggaggaggcagcgagctgataagggagcctgccccgagttgcaccgctagggggctgttaaggtacaacgcttcagttgaagcaacccttcggattccagtgaatcaggcaccccagtgagtgcTTCCAGCAACAGtagagacttttcagcaggaaacaggcccgggaagtaaagtcatGGACACAAAGTTTGTTCGTTTATCCTCAGTTTATTgacagtttcacacagccttttatacatctacatgCAGTGTTTCACATGAGTTTCGGGGCCGtcccgaacctggatgatattttctgGTCATATGTCCCGGGGCAGCTCAGAGACATGGGAAACAATAATTTATaaggttttctttgtaattagtccagacatggaagtgctggtaccaaggacataGTACACACTTTACTGCTAGGAACGTGTTATAGATAATTTTGGTTCGTTACCCAAAGAACAGCCATGGCACCAGAAATTATTtccatctgccacacagataagtctgagcagagaaatcataaCAAGAGCAGAGGaatcctaataagaacaagttttaactagtaacttactggaaagtttcttatattttctaacagttatacagtgggtatatacaatacataaggTGCAATTTTAGCCCAACAggggcctcagcaacacaactccagacagtaatcccaggggccccgtagggccacacTTGGGccacccaggagcgaggaccacagtcacgctcTTATTTTCTAGAATCAGcttatacaaagcggggctataGAGGTCAACTCCTACATCCTCCGCTTACAGtagcaaggctggctgctctactagtccAGCTAgtagcgaggccgtaatctacttgcacaatatatggcgcggcaatcaagcaacttgtacACCCTCCATGCATTATCATGgtagtggacccctgatccaacaggagcggggccacagacccactgaaaataaacataatacacAGTCGGCTAGCCAatcagagtagccgagctgaaagACAACAGTATGTATaacgtggcagcaggaacatttaTGCTGCCATcgtgcagcacaggagcatccttctcaactgaacagtacagtgATGCTCCAGTCCACAAGATTTAGGATggagccacagacctgctgtttacacacaatatacactgatcagccataacatcatgaccataggtgaagtgaataacactgataatctcgttatcatggcacctgtcagtgggtgggatatattaggcataagtgaacattttgtcctcaaagttgatttgctagaagcaggaaaaatgggcaagcgtaaaggatctgagcgactttgacaagggccaaattgtgatggctagatgactgggtcagagcatctccaaaactgcagctcttgggggtgttcccggtctgcagtggtcagtacctatcaaaagtggtccaaagaaggaaaagcggtgaaccagtgacagggtcatgggcggccaaggctcattgatgcacgtggggagtgaaggctggcctgtgtggtccaatccaacagatgagctactgtagctcaaattgctgaaaaaaatcatgctggttctgatagaaaggtgtcagaacacacagtgcaacgcagtagccgcagaccagtcagggtgcccatgctgagccCTGTCCAttgccaaaagcacctacaatgggcacgtgagcatcagaactggaccacgtagcaatggaagaaggtgtcctggtctgatgaatcacgagttcaaggtgttgacttggcctccaaattccccagatctcaatccaatcgagcatctgtgggatgtgctggacaaacaagtccgatccatggggGCCataccttgcaacttacaggacttaaaggatctgctgctaacgtcttggtgccagataccacagcacaccttcagaggtctagtggagtccatgccttgatgggtcagggctgttttggccgcaaaagggggacctacacaatattaggcaggtggtcaaaatgttatggctgatcggtgtatcattataatgataatatgtatatacaaatataaatgtagCGACTCGGTTGGGTGGATATATACATGGATCTATAAAGCCCAGCTATGAAGCGCAAATATTGCttttattaacaattataataaaaagcCAAGAGGCATTTCAATTTACCACTCCTTCTATGCCTTTATTTCCTTGCCTTCAATTGTTAATTCTACAACTACTCCCCCTTCAGTCTCTATTGCTTTTCCTGCTTTGGTTCTTCCTTCCTCTTTCTTAATTAACTATTTTCAATAATTTTACTTCTATTTCTGTTCCTTTACCCACTCCATGCCCTTCTCACAGTGTGTCACATGTACATGTGGCAGCAGGATATGGCCTTTTATGGGATGCTTCTGTGAAACACTGCATTACTGTCAGCAGGGGGCAGAATTACCTGTACAACGAGTTTCCACATGAGACAGGACAAACAAGTGAGTTTTGTATGTTAGTATGTCTTGATGGAGTCAGAATTGCAGTGTAACATCACCTCTTTGTGAAGTAGCCCAGCATCAACAACACAGCCGAGATCCCCTTTACA includes these proteins:
- the LOC136747168 gene encoding olfactory receptor 1E16-like translates to MNSLNSTIDLNDTFVQPQFFYISGLSNLPNAKYSYIFLCFVYVVTILGNSFILFIIYMEHSLHTPKYVAVCNLAIVDVCGSTAIIPKMIDTFLFDSHFIRYEACLANMGFVLLYYASLESLTLVALAYDRFVAICFPLRYHAIITKTSMVVILAVMWAIAAITLITATLLFTRLSFCRSIVINSYFCDYGAVFHLACNDSYANFIMETLGTTMFFVAPVPLIALSYVCIIFALLKKTTPEGHLKAMKTCTSHLMLVAIFFLPIYITYIVGVSTTIHPDVKIMNTSLATVIPPMLNPIIYTLKTEEIMSTIRKLYKKWNKLNSHGTEE